The region CGGTGAACGATGCGGAATTCGAGTTCACACAGCTCTTGATGGGATTGGTCCTCCCTCAGATGGGCCAATACCCGTTCGCGGTCCTCCGGATGCAGGATCCGGGAGAGGATCTCGGGGTCCTGCATGAATTCTTCACGGGAATAGCCGGTGATGCGCTCGCAGGAAGGGGAGACATAAAGGAAACGGCCATCCGGTCCGCGCCAGTATTCCCAGTCATAGGTGAAATCCGCCACAATACGAAGCCGGTCAGCCGATTCGCGCAACGCTCCTTCCGCCAGTTCACGGGCCAGAATATGCCTGGCAAAACCCTTCCTTGATATTTGTATGCCAACCAGACCGATCAGCCATAAAAGCAGGTGAGCCAACGCCACCCTGGTGATCAGCGGGCGCTCTATGGCCCAGAGGGGGCTCATGGGGATGGAAACACTGATTCCCCCGCGGATATCGCCCTCCTGGTATCCCTGGACCGCATGGCATTTCAGGCAGTCCTTTTCCGTTACAAAAGGATGCAAAAGACGCATATAATCTTGGTCCCCTATCTTCTCAACCGAGCTGACTTCTTTTACCCCCTTTTCAAAAGATCGCAAACCGGCAGCTTCCCATGGATCAGGTCGGTTTCCCGGACGAATGGGATTCAGGCTGGTGATATGGCTGCGACCATCATGTAATTCAGCAGCCATTTGATTGACCTGCCTGGTCATATAGGCCGGATTGACTAAAGTAAGGGATAATCCGGAAGGCAGGGTAATGTCCCGGTTGGGGACCATAAGGTATGGATTGGGCGGGGTGTGTTCTGAAACCGGGACATACACCCCCCCATGTCGGGCCGCCCATTTACGGTAAATAATATCTTTTTCGAAAGTGAGATGGGCACTGTTAAGGGCAATTTTGAGGATTTTTTCTCTTTGCTCATATAAATTCCAAAGCAACGAGGCCAGGATACAGGCCGTCCATAATAATCCAAGAAACCATGAATGGACTTTCAGGCGGTCGAAGAGGCTTCCTCTTTTTTCTTTTTCTTCCATTGAGCACTCCGTATCCATTATGCTGTATGAGGTCCTGGTTCGTGGTTGACCGGGTTAATATGATGGTCTCTAAAACTCGTCATCCCCCGCCTGCTCGGGAATCCAGGATAAGAGTAACCACCTGAAAAGACTGGATTCCGGCTTTCGCCGGAATGACGTAATGCGAGTTTTGGCGATTTTTTAATGTTTATCCTATATTAATCAGGATGAAATTATTATGTCAATTTTTTTATGAAGGTTTTATTACTTGGGTCGAAGGGCGGGTTGGCGGAAAAAAATCCAGGACATATTAAGGACTTGTATTTTGCCGTCTCATAAGGTAAATTTTTTTGATCATCATGGACCCCTATTTAAAAAGACAAACCACCGAACCGACCCTGTAAATCATGTCATCCCCCACCTCGCCGGAAATAACAGCGCTTCTCCATAACCGGTCTCTTCGTTTGTTCTGGGCGGCCCGTCTGGCCAGCACCATAGGCAACCAGATGCTGGCCGTTGCCGTAGGCTGGCAGATTTATGCCTTAACAGGCAGTCCTTTCTATCTCGGTCTGGTGGGACTGGCCCAGTTTTTACCCATGTTTCTCCTGACCCTCGTCGTCGGCCAGATCGCCGACCGTTATGAACGTAAGAAGATCCTCGGTATTTGTCAAATACTGCAAGGTGCGGGAACTTTTACGCTGGCGGCCGGCAGTTTTGGCGGTTGGCTCAACAAGGAGAGCATCCTGTTGATCGTTTTTCTCTTTGGAGCGGCCCGGGCCTTCGAGATGCCGACCGGACAGGCTTTCATGCCTAATCTGGTATCCAGGGAACTCCTTCCACGGGCCATTGCCTGGTCCACTTCATTTACTATGTGTGCCTTTATCGCCGGGCCTGCCCTGGGCGGGTTTCTCTATGCCGCCGGGGCTACCACGGCCTACACCGTGATCGGCCTGCTCTTATGGGGGGCCAGTCTGCTCGTTTCCATGATACGATCTAAACCCGCTTTAATGAAAAGGGAGCCGACCGGCCTTAACTCGCTTTTTGCCGGCATTGCCTTCATTCGCAGCAAACCGGAAATCCTCGGGGCCATTTCCCTGGACCTCTTTGCGGTGCTTTTGGGCGGCGCCACGGCCTTGCTTCCGGTATATGCCCGGGAGATCCTTTTCGTCGGTCCCCGGGGATTGGGGCTCCTCCGTTCGGCCCCGGCCATCGGCGCTCTGCTGATGTCGTTATTCCTGGCCAGCCACCCCCTCAGACACAAAATAGGCAAGAGCATGTTCCTGGCCGTGATTATCTTCGGGGCGGCAACCATAGGATTCGGCTTATCGACCTCATTGGTCTTTTCTCTCGGTATGTTGATTCTGCTCGGAGCGGCCGACGTCATCAGCGTCGTCATCAGGCAATCCCTGGTTCAGATGCGTACCCCTGATGCCATGCGGGGGAGGGTGAGCGCCGTCAATTCCATGTTTGTCGGCACATCCAACCAGTTGGGCGAATTCGAGTCGGGTGTCACTGCGGCCTGGTTCGGTGTCGTGCCTGCCGTGCTTTTCGGCGGCATCGGTACAATCGTTGTGACCCTGCTCTGGATGAGGCTCTTTCCTGGCCTTTTCAATGCCGATACCCCGGAAGATCCAGCCCCCTTAAGCTCGGTGATCAAACCCGGGTGAAGGAAACCGGATGGGTCCGGCCATTATTAAAACTCTCATTTTAAACCTCATGCCCCCTTTGGGGCGCCACGAAGCATGAAAAAGGATTCAAGGGGTCCAGGGGCCAAGGGTTAAAGTGAAAGGCGTGGAACTTAAAACCCTCGAATCCTTGGATCTTTGGAATCTATTTTCGTACTAATGAGACTGTTAATAACCTGTTCAGAAGAATGGCCGATGGTAATCGGTCTAACCATCGATTTTATGCATCCAGGTTCGAATCCTGGCATCCCATTCCTTTAGACTGCCTTTCTGATTTCCGGCCAGTTTTTTAAGATCTTCAAATTCAATGGAAAAATCTTCGGCCTTCTCATGGGTCTGAGCGGGACGGGTTACTTTTTTAATTCGAACGGTTCCCCAGGGGGTTTTAATGGATTGGATGGTCCGTGGCAGAGACAGACGGTCCACTTCATAGGATCGGATGCCGAGGGTGGTTGTTTCCTTCAAAAGGAGGTCCTGCAAACGGGCTTGGTTTTCCGGTTTGGATAGGACCTGGATCAGGATTGCCGGCCGGTTTTTTTTCATCTGGCAGGGGATCAGGAGACAATCCAAGGCCCCGGCTTCAAAAAGATGTTCCATCAAGGGATTGTACCACTGGGGATTCATATCATCGATATTGGTCTCCAGGACAATCAGTTTTTCTTTTTTCAGGACCGGGGATTTTTCGCCCAGCCAGACCCGCAGGGCATTGGGACGGTCCGGGAAATGGGTCTGTCCCAGACCATAGCCGACCCCCTTCAGGGTCATGGACACAGGCGGTCCGAAGGACCCGGCATAGTGGGTCAGGATGGCCGCCCCGGTGGGGGTAACCAGTTCTTTATCAAGATCCGTTGGAATCACCGCCGCCTCTTTGAGCAGGGCCAGAGTAGCCGGGGCCGGAAGGGGCAGGGGACCGTGGCCGCTTCGGATCCAGCCCCGACCCAATGGAAGGGGAGAGGAGACGGCCTCCTTGATTTGAAAATGATGAAAGGCCAGGGCGGCCCCGACGATATCGACGATCGTATCCAGGGCGCCTATTTCATGAAAATGCACTTCCTCCAAAGGAATGCCGTGGATTCGGCTTTCCACCCCGGCCAGGCGTTTCAGGATGGCCAGGCTGTTTTCTTTGATCTCCGGTTCTATTGGACTTTTTTCGATAAGCTCTTTGATCGATCGATAGGTTCTGTTATGGCCCTCTTTATTTTTTCCAAGGACCCGGAGGGCATAACCGGTTATTCCCTGACGTTCTTCCCGTTTAATGGTTAACCGGAGCTCGGGTAAGGGGAGCAGGCCCAAGGTCTGGCGCAGGCGTTTTTGCGGGAGCCCAAGATCCAAAAAGGCCCCCAGGATCATGTCGCCGCTGATACCGGAAAAACAATCGAAGTAGGCGATATTCATAAGTATACCTTAAGAGAAGTTGCAAGATGCAGGTTACAGGTTGCAGTTGAAAATTGATGAGTTCGTAAAAAGCTATGAAACGCCGCATTGCGGCGCTGTATCATAAAATAACTTGGCAATAAAAAAGCTAAGTTATTTGGAAGTCCGGGAGACCCAATTTCGTCATTCCGAATTCCGTCCCTGACAGGACTACATCCCGGGGGTGGAAACGGGAATCCAGTGTTTATAATTGGTTAGGCCTGGCCTGGATTCCCGCCTGCGCGGGAATGACGAGTTTTTGCGAGTCCATCAAGGTCGATCGGGTCGGCAAGGATTATTAAGTTGACTTCCGTTTCAAGAGCAATTTTTTGATTCCGGTTTTTGGGGTCATCAGGGCCAGGTCAATAACCTCATCAATATTCTTGACCAAAACGACCTGGATTCGACGGCGGACCGTAAGAGGGATCTCCATCAAATCCCTTTTGTTCTGTTCCGGGATGATCAGGGTTTTTATCTTGGCCCGGATGGCTGCCAGGGTTTTTTCCTTAAGGCCTCCTATGGGCAGGATTTTGCCCCGCAGGGTGATTTCACCGGTCATGGCAATATCCTTGTTGACGGGGATTTTGGTCAGGGCCGAGATCAGGGAAGTAACCAGGGTAATCCCGGCCGAAGGGCCGTCCTTGGGGATGGCGCCGGCCGGGATATGGATGTGAATATCGAAATTTTCATAAAAATTATCTTTAAGATGGAGTCGTTCGGAGCGGGAACGGGCATAGCTTAAAGCCGCCTGGGCCGATTCTTTCATTACCTCACCGAGCTGACCGGTTAAGGTAAAATTACCCTTCCCTTTCATGATCATGGTCTCAATATAAAGGACTTCTCCTCCGCTTTGGGTCCAGGCCAGCCCGGTGGCCACCCCCACTTCATGGAGGTTCCGGAGTTCATCAGGTAGAAAGGGCGGTGGCCCGAGGAATCGGTGCAGGTTTCCCTTGAAAACAGTGAAAGGACCCTTTTCCCCTTCGGCTATCCGTCTGGCGATCTTGCGACAGATGGTAGCCAATTCTTTTTCTAAATTTCGAAGACCGGCTTCTTCGGTGTATTCGTTGATCACCGTTAAGATGGTACCCCGGCTTATTCTCAATTGACCTGGCTTCAGTCCGTTTTCCTTGATTTGTCTCGGAAGAAGATAGGCCTCGGCAATTTTTAGTTTTTCCTCATCGGTATAACCGGATAATTCTATGATTTCCATCCGGTCCCTGAGGGCTGAGGGGATGGGATCAACGGAGTTGGCCGTGGTGATAAACATGACCGAAGACAGGTCGAAAGGGAGATTAAGATAATGATCGCTGAAGGAAAAATTTTGCTCCGGGTCCAAAACTTCCAATAAGGCGGCGGCCGGATTTCCGCGAAAATCGGAACCGATCTTGTCCACTTCATCCATCATAAAAACCGGGTTGTTGGTCCCCACCTGCTTGAGTCCTTGCAGGATCCTGCCCGGTAGGGCTCCGATATAGGTCCGGCGGTGCCCGCGAATCTCGGCTTCATCGCGAACCCCACCCAGGGAGATGCGAATAAATTTTCGGTCCATAGCCCGGGCAATGGATCTTCCCAGGGAGGTTTTTCCAACCCCCGGGGGCCCGACGAAGCACAGAATAGGCCCTTTCATCTGGGGGTTCAATTTCCGGACACTTAGAAATTCTAAAATCCGCTCTTTAACCTTGGTTAAATCATAGTGATCCTCATCCAGGATCCTTTGGGCCTCCTGGACCTTGAGCTTATCCCGGGTCTTTTTGTCCCAGGGCAGGGAAACGATCCAGTCCAGATAGGTCCTGATGATGGAAGTCTCGGCTGAATCGGGATGCATCTGTTCCAAGCGCGAAACCTGTTTTAAAGCTTCTTCCCTGGCCTCTTTGGGCATTTGCATCTGGTCTAATTTGGTCTTATATTCCGTTAATTCTGCGGTTTTTTCTTCATATTCTCCGAGTTCCCGACGGATGGCCCGAAGCTGTTCCCGAAGGTAGTATTCCCTTTGGCCTTTACCCATTTCTTCTTTGGCCTCGGATTGGATGCGGGCCTGAACCGTAGAAACCTCTAATTCCTTGGTTAAATGTTCGTTGATCCGTTGCAGGCGGATCAAGGGATCGGACTGCTCCAGGATTTCCTGGGAGGCCTCTATTTTCAACCTCAGATTGGAAGCGACCAGGTCAGCTAACTGCCCCGGCTCTTCAATACTGTTTAAGATGGCGATGACGTCTGCTGACAGCATACCTTTTAAGGAAAGTATCTTTTCACTCTGTTCCCGAACGTTGCGCATCAAGGCTTCCATCTCCACCTGATTGTTTTGCTGGATCTGATCGGTGAGGTTTTCAAGACGGACCCGGATAAAGGGTTGATGCTCCAGGTATTCAAGGACCCTGGCCCTGGAAACACCCTGAACCAGGATTTTTATACTCCCATCCATCAGTTTCAGGGTCCGCAAAATTATGGCCACCGTACCAGTGGAAAAAAGGTCTTCGGGTTTTGGATCCTCGGTTAGAGAATCTTTCTGGGCGGTTAGAAAGACCAAACGGTCCTGGGCTACGGCCTTTTCCACGGCCAGGATGGAGCCGGCTCGGCCTACCAGCAAAGGCAAGATCATGTTGGTAAAAACCACGACATCCCTGACGGGAATAAGGGGAAGGGCCGGGGGGAGGACAAGGTCCTTAAAAGGTTCCCCGATAATCTTTTCCGTTTCAAAATCAATATCTTGATAAGCCATATTTCAGTTCGTAGATACCGTTCAGCGTTCGGCGTTCAGCGTTCGGCGAAAAAGTCCTGCAGGGTAATTTTCAGGCTTCGTCGATGCCCGCTTGGAGCGGGAATGGGGGTTTAACACCTTAAAGATCCAAGTTTAAGGTCTTATTCCCAGAACGTCAAGGAATTTAAAATGAAGCGGCTATATTTTACTTGACCTTAAGAAAAAGCTTGTGATAAAAATAACACCTTAAATTATGAAATGGTGACCAGGATGAAAGGGAGCAAAAAAAGGATCGCGCTGAATGCCGAAGAGATCCATGAGGCCCTGGATCGAATGGTAGCCCAAATGGTAATCGATTATCCGGACACGGAACGCCTGGTCTTGATCGGGGTCCGTACCGGAGGGGCCTTTCTGGCCAATCGCATCCAAGAACTGATAAAGGCTCAAAAAGGGTTAACCGTTCCGACCGGGGCGCTGGATATTACCTTATACCGGGATGACTGGACCCGGATCAATCACAAACCCCTCGTCGGGAAGACGGAGGTGCCGGTTTGCCTGGACAATAAGATCATAATCCTGGTGGACGATGTCCTTTATACGGGCCGCACGGTTCGAGTCGCCCTGGATGCCTTGATCGATTTTGGAAGACCCCGCCGTATTTCCCTGGCGGTTTTGGTGGATCGCGGGGGCCGGGAATTGCCCATTAGTGCGGATTATTCCGCCATCCGGCTGGATACCCAACAGGAAGAACGGGTCAATGTCTATTTTAAAGAACTGGGAGATATGGACCAGGTGATTATCGAAGGTGGACTTCGGGAGTGAAGGTAAAAAATTTATTTAACAGGAGTTTTTAATGACTTCAGAAAAAAGGATGCAAAAAAAGGAAAAAATCGGGGCGGTTATGGTAATCGGCGGCGGTATTGCCGGGATGCAATCCGCTCTTGATTTGGCCAATTCCGGTTATTACGTCTATCTGGTGGAAAAATCCCCTTCCATTGGCGGCGGGATGGCCCAATTGGATAAGACCTTTCCGACCAATGATTGTGCCATGTGAATTATCTCGCCCAAATTGGTCGAGGTCGGCCGACATATCAATATAGAATTACTTACCTTATCTGAGGTAACCGCTATTTCCGGAGAAGAGGGGAATTTTGAGGTTCAGGTCCTCCAGAAACCCCGTTATGTCATTATGGATAAGTGTATCGCCTGCGGGTTATGCGCTGAAAAATGTCCTAAGAAGATTAAAGATGACTATAACGAAGGGATGGGGATCCGCAAAGCCATTTATGTCAAGTACGCCCAGGCCGTGCCCTTGAAATATGCCATTGATTCCGATAATTGCCTTTATTTTCAGAAGGGTAAATGCAAGCTTTGTGAAAAATTCTGTGCCAGTAAGGCCATCAATTTTCAGGACCAGCCTAAAGACTTAACCCTTCAGGTAGGTTCCATTATTTTCGCCGCCGGGTTTCAGTGTTATGATCCCATCCAGTATGACGCCTATGCCTATGCCAAATTGCCCAACGTGGTTACGGCCATGGAGTTTGAACGGCTCCTTTCGGCCTCCGGTCCTTTCATGGGGCACCTGGTTCGTCCTTCAGACCAGAAGGAACCCCAGAAAATCGCCTGGCTTCAATGTGTGGGTTCAAGGGACATCAATCACTGTGATCACGGCTATTGTTCGGCGGTCTGCTGCATGTACGCCATCAAGGAATCCATCATTGCCAAAGAACACAGCAAGGGCGGTCTGGAGGGGACCGTCTTTTACATGGACATCCGCTCCTATGGCAAGGATTTTGAACGCTATTACAATAAGGCCAAGGATGAAGGAATTCGCTTTGTCCGTTCCCGGATTCATACCATAGATCCGATCGCCGAAAGCGACGACCTGCGGATAACCTATGTCACCGAAAAGGGAGAAGTGCTCAGTGAAGATTTTGATATGGTCGTTCTGTCTGTCGGTTTAGAGGTATCTCAAGAGACCGTGGAACAGAGCAATAAACTGGGAGTGGCCCTGGACCATTATCATTTTATTCAAAGCAGCAGCTTTGCCCCGGTGGCGACTTCGGTGCCCGGTATTTACGGATGCGGGGTTGTTTCCGGTCCGAAAGATATTCCGCAGTCGGTCATGGAGGCCAGTGCCGCGGCCTGTGCCGCCAGCCGCAACCTGGTAACGGTCCGAAACACCCAGGTCAGGGAAAAAACCATCCCCAAAGCCCGTGTCGTAGCCGGGGAGCGGCCGCGCCTCGGGGTCTTTGTTTGCGACTGCGGCATCAATATCGCCGGGGTGGTCCGGGTACCTGAAGTGGTGGCCTATGCCAAGACCCTGCCCTTTGTGGAATATGTGGAGGAAAACCTGTTTACCTGTTCCCAGGACACCCAGGACAAGATGCGGGAGGTTATCCGGGAACACCGCTTAAACCGTATTGTCGTGGCGGCCTGTACGCCCAGGACTCATGAGCCCTTATTCCAGGAAACCCTGATTGAGGGCGGTTTGAACAAGTATTTGTTTGAAATGGCCAATATCCGCAACCAGGATTCCTGGGTCCATGCCGCTGATCCGGAGGCGGCGACCGTCAAAGCCAAAGATCTGGTCCGCATGGCCATCTCAAAGGCCGTCCTCCTGGAGCCCTTGCAGGAGATCGAGGTGGAAG is a window of Deltaproteobacteria bacterium DNA encoding:
- a CDS encoding MFS transporter, with the protein product MSSPTSPEITALLHNRSLRLFWAARLASTIGNQMLAVAVGWQIYALTGSPFYLGLVGLAQFLPMFLLTLVVGQIADRYERKKILGICQILQGAGTFTLAAGSFGGWLNKESILLIVFLFGAARAFEMPTGQAFMPNLVSRELLPRAIAWSTSFTMCAFIAGPALGGFLYAAGATTAYTVIGLLLWGASLLVSMIRSKPALMKREPTGLNSLFAGIAFIRSKPEILGAISLDLFAVLLGGATALLPVYAREILFVGPRGLGLLRSAPAIGALLMSLFLASHPLRHKIGKSMFLAVIIFGAATIGFGLSTSLVFSLGMLILLGAADVISVVIRQSLVQMRTPDAMRGRVSAVNSMFVGTSNQLGEFESGVTAAWFGVVPAVLFGGIGTIVVTLLWMRLFPGLFNADTPEDPAPLSSVIKPG
- the lon gene encoding endopeptidase La, encoding MAYQDIDFETEKIIGEPFKDLVLPPALPLIPVRDVVVFTNMILPLLVGRAGSILAVEKAVAQDRLVFLTAQKDSLTEDPKPEDLFSTGTVAIILRTLKLMDGSIKILVQGVSRARVLEYLEHQPFIRVRLENLTDQIQQNNQVEMEALMRNVREQSEKILSLKGMLSADVIAILNSIEEPGQLADLVASNLRLKIEASQEILEQSDPLIRLQRINEHLTKELEVSTVQARIQSEAKEEMGKGQREYYLREQLRAIRRELGEYEEKTAELTEYKTKLDQMQMPKEAREEALKQVSRLEQMHPDSAETSIIRTYLDWIVSLPWDKKTRDKLKVQEAQRILDEDHYDLTKVKERILEFLSVRKLNPQMKGPILCFVGPPGVGKTSLGRSIARAMDRKFIRISLGGVRDEAEIRGHRRTYIGALPGRILQGLKQVGTNNPVFMMDEVDKIGSDFRGNPAAALLEVLDPEQNFSFSDHYLNLPFDLSSVMFITTANSVDPIPSALRDRMEIIELSGYTDEEKLKIAEAYLLPRQIKENGLKPGQLRISRGTILTVINEYTEEAGLRNLEKELATICRKIARRIAEGEKGPFTVFKGNLHRFLGPPPFLPDELRNLHEVGVATGLAWTQSGGEVLYIETMIMKGKGNFTLTGQLGEVMKESAQAALSYARSRSERLHLKDNFYENFDIHIHIPAGAIPKDGPSAGITLVTSLISALTKIPVNKDIAMTGEITLRGKILPIGGLKEKTLAAIRAKIKTLIIPEQNKRDLMEIPLTVRRRIQVVLVKNIDEVIDLALMTPKTGIKKLLLKRKST
- the pyrR gene encoding bifunctional pyr operon transcriptional regulator/uracil phosphoribosyltransferase PyrR, translated to MKGSKKRIALNAEEIHEALDRMVAQMVIDYPDTERLVLIGVRTGGAFLANRIQELIKAQKGLTVPTGALDITLYRDDWTRINHKPLVGKTEVPVCLDNKIIILVDDVLYTGRTVRVALDALIDFGRPRRISLAVLVDRGGRELPISADYSAIRLDTQQEERVNVYFKELGDMDQVIIEGGLRE
- the larC gene encoding nickel pincer cofactor biosynthesis protein LarC; this translates as MNIAYFDCFSGISGDMILGAFLDLGLPQKRLRQTLGLLPLPELRLTIKREERQGITGYALRVLGKNKEGHNRTYRSIKELIEKSPIEPEIKENSLAILKRLAGVESRIHGIPLEEVHFHEIGALDTIVDIVGAALAFHHFQIKEAVSSPLPLGRGWIRSGHGPLPLPAPATLALLKEAAVIPTDLDKELVTPTGAAILTHYAGSFGPPVSMTLKGVGYGLGQTHFPDRPNALRVWLGEKSPVLKKEKLIVLETNIDDMNPQWYNPLMEHLFEAGALDCLLIPCQMKKNRPAILIQVLSKPENQARLQDLLLKETTTLGIRSYEVDRLSLPRTIQSIKTPWGTVRIKKVTRPAQTHEKAEDFSIEFEDLKKLAGNQKGSLKEWDARIRTWMHKIDG
- a CDS encoding DUF3365 domain-containing protein, translated to MEEKEKRGSLFDRLKVHSWFLGLLWTACILASLLWNLYEQREKILKIALNSAHLTFEKDIIYRKWAARHGGVYVPVSEHTPPNPYLMVPNRDITLPSGLSLTLVNPAYMTRQVNQMAAELHDGRSHITSLNPIRPGNRPDPWEAAGLRSFEKGVKEVSSVEKIGDQDYMRLLHPFVTEKDCLKCHAVQGYQEGDIRGGISVSIPMSPLWAIERPLITRVALAHLLLWLIGLVGIQISRKGFARHILARELAEGALRESADRLRIVADFTYDWEYWRGPDGRFLYVSPSCERITGYSREEFMQDPEILSRILHPEDRERVLAHLREDQSHQELCELEFRIVHRDGRERWIGHACKLVLDSNGQSLGRRVSDRDITERKHTDQVLEQRTLELQHLTETLEVRIRERTTELARANEALRGLSVRLLTTQEEERKRVAAEIHDALAGSLAGIKFKVEGALLEVEKDPNTATGSLNSLIPLIKDSIEECRRIQQDLRPSMLDDLGLLITLSWFCKRFQAIHTGIRIEQEMTIEEIEIPEGLKNVIYRIVQEAMNNIAKHSQADLVRLCLLKMDGRMTLVLEDNGQGFDLNKKAGLEGMRRGFGLLSMKERTELSGGFFEIESTEGKGTVIRANWAL
- a CDS encoding CoB--CoM heterodisulfide reductase iron-sulfur subunit A family protein, whose amino-acid sequence is MQKKEKIGAVMVIGGGIAGMQSALDLANSGYYVYLVEKSPSIGGGMAQLDKTFPTNDCAMUIISPKLVEVGRHINIELLTLSEVTAISGEEGNFEVQVLQKPRYVIMDKCIACGLCAEKCPKKIKDDYNEGMGIRKAIYVKYAQAVPLKYAIDSDNCLYFQKGKCKLCEKFCASKAINFQDQPKDLTLQVGSIIFAAGFQCYDPIQYDAYAYAKLPNVVTAMEFERLLSASGPFMGHLVRPSDQKEPQKIAWLQCVGSRDINHCDHGYCSAVCCMYAIKESIIAKEHSKGGLEGTVFYMDIRSYGKDFERYYNKAKDEGIRFVRSRIHTIDPIAESDDLRITYVTEKGEVLSEDFDMVVLSVGLEVSQETVEQSNKLGVALDHYHFIQSSSFAPVATSVPGIYGCGVVSGPKDIPQSVMEASAAACAASRNLVTVRNTQVREKTIPKARVVAGERPRLGVFVCDCGINIAGVVRVPEVVAYAKTLPFVEYVEENLFTCSQDTQDKMREVIREHRLNRIVVAACTPRTHEPLFQETLIEGGLNKYLFEMANIRNQDSWVHAADPEAATVKAKDLVRMAISKAVLLEPLQEIEVEVAQSGLVVGGGLAGMTAALELADQGYQVYLAEKSPRLGGQALKLNTTWRGEDIQAYVRDLVRSVEEHPRIKTYLGHQITTGEGFVGQFKTRLARLEDPSSITELDHGIVILATGADELKPEEYLYGKDSRVLTHLDLDQKMAQKDPLVEKAGSVVFIQCVGSREPSRPYCSKVCCTHSVHSALQLKEENPDRDVYIIYRDLRTFGEREDLYKQARQAGILFIRYALEQKPVVEAGENGLMVTVKDHILDQDIRIQADLVTLAGAIVSPRDHELAQLFKVPLNEDGFFVEAHAKLRPVDFATDGVFLCGLAHYPKPIEESIAQAQAAVARAVTLLAGLKIQVSGTVAQTSAGLCSQCGICVAICPYSAPGWNEKTAKAEINPALCKGCGLCVASCRSGAINLKGFDQAQIFAMIEAA